The Raphanus sativus cultivar WK10039 chromosome 2, ASM80110v3, whole genome shotgun sequence genome includes a region encoding these proteins:
- the LOC108840203 gene encoding protein SPIRAL1-like 5 yields MSRGGSFGGGQSSLGYLFGSDNEAPKSLPPAAPKPTPPYGVDSTDDDKKSDQKPKMSNDNNYHRAQGQNSGNFVTDRPTTKVKSVPGGGSTLGYLFGDK; encoded by the exons ATGAGCCGAGGTGGGAGCTTTGGAGGCGGACAAAGCTCGCTAGGTTATCTTTTCGGATCAGACAATGAGGCTCCAAAGAGTCTCCCACCGGCTGCCCCAAAGCCTACACCACCGTACGGCGTAGATTCCACCGACGACGACAAAAAATCTGACCAAAAGCCTAAGATGTCTAACGACAACAACTATCACAGAGCTCAGGGCCAAAACTCCGGCAACTTTGTCACA gaTCGTCCAACGACCAAGGTTAAATCGGTTCCTGGTGGAGGTTCAACTCTTGGATACTTATTCGGAGATAAGTAA
- the LOC108815984 gene encoding probable polygalacturonase: MRSLLYTVGSLLLLLLLSHDGGFTGAADAEHSFIATDFRTHRHRRNHGHRRGEEFEYSALSCRAYSASLDEFGAVGDGVTSNTAAFRDAVSQLSRFADYGGSLLFVPAGRWLTGSFNLTSHFTLFLHRDAVILASQEESDYEVIEPLPSYGRGRDADGGRFISLLFGSNLTDVVITGENGTIDGQGEPWWGKFKRGELKYTRPYLIEIMHSDGIQISNLTFLNSPSWHIHPVYSSNIVIQGLTILAPVTVPNTDGINPDSCTNTRIEDCYIVSGDDCIAVKSGWDQYGINYGMPTKQLLIRRLTCISPDSAVIALGSEMSGGIEDVRAEDIVAINSESGIRIKTAIGRGGYVKDVYVRGMTMHTMKYVFWMTGSYGSHPDEHYDPNALPVIQNINYQDMVAENVTMPAQLAGITGDQFTGICISNVTITLSKKPKKVLWNCTDVSGYTSGVTPEPCQLLPEKQPGTIVPCNFPESPIPVDEAKLQRCYSRRRLM; this comes from the exons ATGCGAAGCCTTCTCTACACCGTCGGTtcccttctcctccttctccttctcagCCACGATGGTGGCTTTACTGGAGCTGCTGACGCCGAACATAGCTTCATCGCCACCGATTTCCGTACTCATCGCCATCGTCGCAACCATGGCCACCGTCGCGGAGAAGAGTTTGAGTACTCAGCCTTGTCGTGTAGAGCTTACTCAGCGTCTCTTGACGAGTTCGGCGCCGTAGGAGACGGTGTGACTTCAAATACAGCGGCATTTCGCGATGCAGTGTCGCAGCTTAGTCGTTTTGCAGACTACGGTGGCTCACTGTTATTTGTTCCCGCGGGACGGTGGCTCACCGGAAGCTTTAACCTCACCAGCCATTTCACGCTTTTCCTCCACCGTGATGCAGTTATCCTCGCCTCccaa GAAGAAAGTGACTATGAGGTGATAGAGCCATTGCCTTCGTACGGACGAGGGAGAGACGCAGATGGTGGAAGGTTCATCAGTCTACTTTTCGGTTCCAACTTAACCGACGTGGTTATCACCG GTGAGAATGGCACGATTGATGGACAAGGAGAGCCATGGTGGGGAAAATTCAAGAGAGGAGAGCTGAAATACACAAGACCATACTTAATTGAGATTATGCATTCCGATGGTATCCAAATCTCCAATCTCACATTCTTGAATTCTCCTTCTTGGCATATTCACCCGGTCTACAGCAG CAATATTGTTATCCAAGGTTTGACGATATTAGCACCAGTCACGGTACCAAACACCGACGGGATCAACCCTG ATTCTTGTACAAACACGAGGATCGAAGACTGCTACATTGTCTCCGGAGACGATTGTATCGCCGTCAAGAGTGGGTGGGATCAGTACGGAATCAACTACGGCATGCCAACGAAACAGCTCTTGATCCGACGGCTCACATGCATTTCACCCGACAGTGCAGTGATCGCTCTCGGCAGCGAGATGTCCGGTGGTATTGAGGATGTTCGAGCTGAAGATATCGTCGCCATTAACTCTGAATCAGGAATCAG GATCAAAACAGCTATTGGACGAGGAGGGTACGTGAAGGATGTGTACGTAAGAGGCATGACCATGCACACGATGAAATACGTTTTCTGGATGACCGGGAGTTACGGTTCGCATCCCGACGAGCATTATGATCCGAATGCGCTGCCGGTGATTCAGAACATTAACTATCAAGACATGGTGGCGGAGAACGTGACGATGCCAGCTCAGTTGGCTGGGATCACGGGAGATCAGTTTACTGGGATATGTATCTCTAACGTGACAATCACGCTATCGAAGAAACCTAAGAAAGtgctttggaattgtactgacGTATCTGGTTATACGAGCGGTGTGACTCCTGAGCCGTGTCAGTTGTTGCCGGAGAAGCAGCCGGGGACTATTGTGCCGTGTAACTTCCCTGAAAGTCCGATTCCCGTTGATGAAGCGAAGCTCCAACGTTGCTACTCAAGGAGAAGGCTTATGTGA
- the LOC130508695 gene encoding phosphatidylinositol 4-kinase gamma 2-like, whose amino-acid sequence MENGILEVFPKLEKVPEEIGSKFKYMIACYLRTKRESSKLKPFRIFKHLGHVYNEEGDLVCLFKASRDAKREAAVYILDHPLTGHRSASSELIGFGGATPTSLHPDRGNIRMLGMFRTLPEEISRLSIFHLRFGCADSHARNTVTKVDAQKLHHLTPIDFEECFTGDYKLRRVWWDEREESKEAYSDQVVTYVVNRLDVDEDIAFLKRCGWVVPREISVPYKIFTFFVKMGVQLNLTAAHMVVIAQNNHKTQAFNLLNMLGDQTLEDDVFVQKSHEKIEDRLRQYSERFL is encoded by the exons ATGGAGAATGGAATACTGGAGGTATTCCCCAAACTTGAGAAGGTCCCAGAGGAGATTGGAAGCAAGTTCAAGTATATGATAGCATGCTATCTACGCACCAAAAGGGAGAGTTCTAAGCTCAAGCCGTTTAGGATTTTCAAGCACTTAGGACATGTCTACAATGAAGAAGGCGACCTGGTGTGTTTGTTCAAGGCTTCCAGAGATGCAAAGAGAGAAGCAGCGGTCTACATATTGGATCATCCTCTTACTGGACACCGTTCTGCCTCTTCGGAACTCATCGGCTTTGGTGGTGCCACACCCACGAGTCTTCATCCGGACAGAGGAAACATCAGGATGCTTGGTATG TTCCGTACTCTTCCTGAAGAAATAAGTAGGCTTTCTATCTTCCATCTCCGGTTTGGATGTGCGGACTCTCACGCTAGGAACACTGTCACAAAAGTGGATGCTCAAAAGTTACACCATTTGACTCCAATTGATTTTGAAGAGTGTTTCACTGGAGAT TATAAACTAAGAAGAGTCTGGTGGGATGAGCGCGAGGAGTCGAAGGAAGCTTACTCGGACCAAGTGGTTACTTATGTTGTGAATAGGCTCGACGTTGATGAAGACATTGCATTCTTGAAGAGATGCGGTTGGGTAGTGCCACGGGAGATATCAGTTCCCTACAAAATCTTTACCTTTTTTGTGAAGATGGGGGTTCAACTTAATCTCACTGCGGCTCATATGGTGGTTATCGCCCAGAATAATCACAAGACTCAAGCTTTCAACCTTCTTAACATGCTAGGTGATCAGACACTAGAAGATGATGTCTTTGTTCAGAAATCACACGAGAAGATTGAAGACCGACTGAGACAATATTCTGAGAGGTTCCTTTGA
- the LOC130508131 gene encoding protein PHLOEM PROTEIN 2-LIKE A5 — protein MENTNNTKPQVFISFRGKDARERFLPLLKDRLKRSKVNVFTDEDAAGVPLEHLLEEIRNSRIAVVLLSKNYAESHWCLNELVEIKKCIETKKLDFVIPVFYKVKTSHVKKQSGKFGERFLAYQESLLVEAGDDKKKKKRANSKIKRWKRALTFVARMIGVSYDKRMLDSDFAKKIVEKVNINLAQIAAKEGRYSIPQNIRVCYLIFF, from the exons ATGGAGAATACAAATAACACCAAGCCTCAAGTGTTCATCAGTTTCCGGGGGAAAGACGCACGGGAAAGGTTCTTGCCCCTTCTCAAAGATCGTTTGAAAAGAAGCAAAGTCAATGTGTTCACCGACGAAGACGCGGCTGGAGTACCCCTCGAACACCTATTGGAAGAGATTCGAAACTCACGAATCGCAGTTGTTCTCCTTTCCAAGAACTACGCAGAGTCACATTGGTGTTTGAACGAGCTGGTTGAGATCAAGAAATGCATAGAGACGAAGAAGCTTGATTTCGTCATACCCGTCTTCTACAAAGTTAAGACTTCCCACGTAAAGAAGCAGAGCGGGAAGTTTGGGGAAAGGTTCCTGGCTTATCAGGAATCTTTGCTTGTTGAAGCAGGCGAtgataagaagaaaaagaagcgTGCCAATTCTAAGATCAAGAGATGGAAGAGAGCTCTAACGTTCGTTGCCCGAATGATTGGAGTGTCTTATGATAAGAGGAT GCTAGACTCGGATTTCGCGAAGAAGATCGTCGAAAAGGTTAACATAAATTTAGCCCAAATTGCTGCAAAGGAAGGGCGTTATAGTATTCCACAAAATATTAGGGTGtgttacttaatttttttttaa
- the LOC108839477 gene encoding F-box protein At5g25290: MTISSSLKRRAGSTSEESKADNPQFSRSPGLMLFPRDGGCVLYDPKEDNFKRNVGDDFSGCRFLANSGNWLLVLDSRSDLYIEDVFSGKKMPLPSLESIESADCIVKRVGDREFIRDECGAIYEDLIADVVRGLLWVSESGKEYVVVWLFDLPGHSYMSFCKNGDTHYTDIPLFFDDRAAFHKFDGLSDMVLRGHRLYVSTSRRFVRIFDLSGPQGFFKDITGHQTPFPMLSRHDFAYDSSIAVTTSGEVLLVESDQRYSTWFRVYKRDPDVEDPNNACHTVTEVDSLGGEALLLDLGFTVPANKALGIEPDSIYFTRHFRPCQCSSRQLDICMYNLATKTLARYPNLLDTMDLVDARWFLPRD, encoded by the coding sequence ATGACGATATCTTCTTCCCTCAAACGACGCGCCGGATCTACGTCGGAGGAGTCTAAGGCGGACAATCCCCAGTTTAGCCGATCTCCAGGGCTGATGCTTTTTCCGAGAGACGGTGGTTGTGTGCTGTACGACCCTAAAGAAGACAATTTCAAAAGGAACGTGGGGGACGACTTTTCAGGGTGTCGATTCCTGGCAAACTCGGGTAACTGGCTCTTGGTTTTAGATTCTAGATCCGATTTATACATCGAAGATGTGTTTAGTGGTAAAAAGATGCCTCTACCGTCTCTAGAGTCGATCGAGTCAGCTGATTGTATTGTCAAGCGCGTGGGAGATAGAGAATTTATAAGGGATGAGTGTGGCGCTATTTATGAGGATCTGATTGCTGACGTGGTGAGGGGACTTTTGTGGGTTTCCGAGAGTGGAAAAGAGTACGTTGTGGTGTGGTTGTTCGACCTCCCTGGCCACTCTTACATGTCATTCTGCAAGAACGGGGATACTCATTACACCGACATTCCTCTCTTTTTCGATGACCGTGCCGCCTTTCACAAGTTTGATGGCTTATCGGATATGGTGCTACGTGGTCACCGTCTTTACGTCTCAACAAGTCGGCGTTTTGTTCGAATCTTTGATCTGTCTGGACCGCAAGGTTTCTTCAAGGACATTACCGGTCATCAAACACCATTCCCAATGCTTTCTCGTCATGATTTTGCCTACGATTCTAGCATTGCCGTTACAACATCAGGAGAGGTTTTGTTGGTTGAGAGTGATCAACGCTATTCGACCTGGTTCCGCGTCTACAAGAGGGATCCTGATGTTGAAGACCCAAATAACGCCTGCCACACGGTTACTGAGGTAGATTCTCTTGGTGGTGAGGCCCTGCTTCTTGACTTGGGTTTCACTGTGCCTGCTAACAAGGCCCTTGGTATCGAACCTGACTCCATCTATTTCACCCGTCACTTTCGTCCCTGCCAATGCTCAAGTCGCCAACTTGACATCTGTATGTACAATCTTGCAACCAAGACCCTCGCTCGCTATCCCAATCTTCTTGACACGATGGATCTCGTGgatgctcgatggtttctccctAGAGATTAA